Part of the Enterobacter pseudoroggenkampii genome, ATTTGGTTCAAGTCTTGCTTTCGCTGCATAATGTTTAATGACGATCGAAACGTCAGCGCTAACAATACAGGCTAAAGTTCAGTCGCCAGGCTAGACTTTAGTTCCACAACACTAAACCTATAAGTTGGGGAAATACAATGTTCCAGCAAGAAGTTACCATTACCGCTCCGAACGGTCTGCACACCCGCCCTGCTGCTCAGTTTGTTAAAGAAGCAAAAGGCTTCACTTCTGAAATCACTGTGACTTCCAACGGCAAAAGCGCGAGCGCAAAAAGCCTGTTCAAACTGCAGACTCTGGGCCTGACTCAGGGCACCGTTGTCACCATCTCTGCAGAAGGTGAAGACGAGCAGAAAGCAGTTGAGCATCTGGTTAAACTGATGGCTGAGCTCGAGTAAGTTTCCGGGTTCTTTTAAATATCAGTCACAAGTAAGGTAGGGTTATGATTTCAGGCATTTTAGCATCCCCGGGTATCGCTTTCGGCAAGGCACTGCTGCTGAAAGAAGACGAGATCGTCATCGACCGGAAAAAAATTTCTGCCGACAAGGTTGATCAGGAAGTTGAACGTTTTCTGAGCGGTCGTGCCAAGGCATCTGCGCAACTGGAAGCAATCAAAACTAAAGCTGGCGAAACTTTCGGTGAAGAAAAAGAAGCCATCTTCGAAGGGCACATCATGCTGCTCGAAGATGAGGAGCTGGAGCAGGAAATCATAGCCCTGATTAAAGATAAAGGCATGACGGCCGACGCGGCTGCGCATGAAGTTATCGAAGGTCAGGCAACTGCCCTGGAAGAACTGGATGATGAATACCTGAAAGAGCGTGCGGCTGACGTACGTGACATCGGTAAGCGCCTGCTGCGCAACATCCTGGGCCTGGCCATCATCGACCTGAGCGCGATTCAGGATGAAGTGATCCTGGTTGCCGCTGACCTCACCCCGTCTGAAACCGCACAGCTGAACCTGAAAAAGGTCCTCGGTTTCATCACCGACGCGGGCGGCCGTACCTCCCACACCTCTATCATGGCTCGTTCTCTGGAACTGCCTGCCATCGTGGGTACCGGTAGCGTCACCTCTCAGGTGAAAAATGGCGACTATCTGATTCTGGATGCCGTAAACAATCTGGTTTACGTCAACCCAACCAATGAAGAGATCGATAAACTGCGCGCGGTTCAGGAGCAGGTTGCGACTGAAAAAGCGGAACTCGCTAAGCTGAAAGACCTGCCAGCCATCACCCTGGACGGCCATCAGGTTGAAGTGTGCGCAAACATCGGTACCGTCCGCGACGTTGATGGCGCTGAGCGCAACGGTGCGGAAGGTGTCGGTCTCTATCGTACAGAATTCCTGTTCATGGACCGCGACGCGCTGCCAACGGAAGAAGAGCAGTTTGCTGCTTACAAAGCCGTGGCTGAAGCGTGTGGCTCTCAGGCGGTTATCGTCCGTACCATGGACATCGGTGGCGACAAAGAGCTGCCGTACATGAACTTCCCGAAAGAAGAGAACCCGTTCCTGGGCTGGCGTGCCGTGCGTATCGCGATGGATCGTAAAGAGATCCTGCGTGACCAGGTTCGTGCGATCCTGCGTGCCTCTGCTTTCGGTAAACTGCGCATCATGTTCCCGATGATCATCTCTGTTGAAGAAGTGCGTGCACTGAAGAAAGAGATCGAAATCTACAAACAGGAACTGCGTGACGAAGGTAAAGCGTTTGACGAGTCAATCGAGATCGGCGTGATGGTGGAAACACCGGCGGCGGCGACCATTGCGCGTCATTTAGCCAAAGAAGTTGATTTCTTTAGTATCGGTACCAATGATTTAACGCAGTACACCCTGGCAGTTGACCGTGGTAATGATATGATTTCACATCTCTACCAGCCAATGTCACCGTCCGTACTGAACTTGATCAAGCAAGTTATTGATGCTTCTCATGCAGAAGGTAAATGGACTGGCATGTGTGGTGAGCTTGCAGGCGACGAACGTGCTACACTTCTGTTGCTGGGTATGGGTCTGGACGAATTCTCTATGAGCGCCATTTCCATCCCGCGCATTAAGAAGATTATCCGTAACACGAACTTCGAAGATGCGAAGGTATTAGCAGAGCAGGCTCTTGCTCAACCGACAACGGACGAGTTAATGACGCTGGTTAACAAGTTCATTGAAGAAAAAACAATCTGCTAATCCACGAGATGCGGCCCAATTTACTGCTTAGGAGAAGATCATGGGTTTGTTCGATAAACTGAAATCTCTGGTTTCTGATGATAAAAAAGACTCCGGAACTATTGAGATTGTTGCTCCGCTCTCCGGCGAGATCGTCAACATCGAAGACGTGCCGGATGTAGTGTTTGCTGAGAAAATCGTTGGTGATGGCATCGCTATCAAACCAACTGGCAACAAAATGGTTGCTCCAGTTGACGGCACCATCGGTAAAATTTTTGAAACCAACCATGCGTTCTCTATCGAATCTGATAGCGGTATCGAACTGTTCGTTCACTTCGGTATCGACACCGTT contains:
- the ptsH gene encoding phosphocarrier protein Hpr, giving the protein MFQQEVTITAPNGLHTRPAAQFVKEAKGFTSEITVTSNGKSASAKSLFKLQTLGLTQGTVVTISAEGEDEQKAVEHLVKLMAELE
- the ptsI gene encoding phosphoenolpyruvate-protein phosphotransferase PtsI, yielding MISGILASPGIAFGKALLLKEDEIVIDRKKISADKVDQEVERFLSGRAKASAQLEAIKTKAGETFGEEKEAIFEGHIMLLEDEELEQEIIALIKDKGMTADAAAHEVIEGQATALEELDDEYLKERAADVRDIGKRLLRNILGLAIIDLSAIQDEVILVAADLTPSETAQLNLKKVLGFITDAGGRTSHTSIMARSLELPAIVGTGSVTSQVKNGDYLILDAVNNLVYVNPTNEEIDKLRAVQEQVATEKAELAKLKDLPAITLDGHQVEVCANIGTVRDVDGAERNGAEGVGLYRTEFLFMDRDALPTEEEQFAAYKAVAEACGSQAVIVRTMDIGGDKELPYMNFPKEENPFLGWRAVRIAMDRKEILRDQVRAILRASAFGKLRIMFPMIISVEEVRALKKEIEIYKQELRDEGKAFDESIEIGVMVETPAAATIARHLAKEVDFFSIGTNDLTQYTLAVDRGNDMISHLYQPMSPSVLNLIKQVIDASHAEGKWTGMCGELAGDERATLLLLGMGLDEFSMSAISIPRIKKIIRNTNFEDAKVLAEQALAQPTTDELMTLVNKFIEEKTIC
- the crr gene encoding PTS glucose transporter subunit IIA; its protein translation is MGLFDKLKSLVSDDKKDSGTIEIVAPLSGEIVNIEDVPDVVFAEKIVGDGIAIKPTGNKMVAPVDGTIGKIFETNHAFSIESDSGIELFVHFGIDTVELKGEGFKRIAEEGQRVKVGDPVIEFDLPLLEEKAKSTLTPVVISNMDEIKELIKLSGSVTVGETPVIRIKK